A genomic window from Sphingobacterium sp. BN32 includes:
- a CDS encoding AAA family ATPase produces MSKRITNIKIRNCGAYFDEYSIPLHSGQNLLIYGENGSGKSSLYKALNSFFRNSVSTQEFTKNLFNSNNDGIVEVEFSNFLESDDPNSERYCFSESASNNEVAFIKEASLLNGFLDYTDLLKIYLKSDPNPNLFELIILNLLREFIPVSSASSISIGDQYDALINDLITNTRNTRSRSHKSGLLRIDEFDLSLRTLLDKIFILVNVYIKDYFFLSDIAIEYHLEKLEFFYPSKQKSTWFLKTDLRLKILKNGTELGEEYKNFLNEARLSSVAICLYLASLKLFPNEVDLKLIYLDDIFIGLDTSNRIPILNILNEQFSNYQIVISTYDRGFFEACIRKLGKTGQWDWKPIELYVGETDHNNAKIEVPILISSDSDLEKARYFLYNNQKPDYPAAANYFRKYLEHRLLEVFPDEIFREDNLQIIDAYKLSKTFKACKKLLQQNGIAISEFENLQSYLFLLLHPLSHHNTSSNTYKRDLKEIDNYIFNLLESHRKLGFIKNLRHFAKDTTIRIEFFINQYNIWYYEFYVKDCLFFNVETGLFSEVELTCTKFYSIKNKVKQKVTTLNRGTSNINYRSIKEAFEEIGKIISARYRFYKFNLDYDRYVSIYDGTNWILFDDTLKASRLTQNVKPMPVVEPLQVKKAEVLKSS; encoded by the coding sequence ATGTCTAAGCGAATAACTAATATAAAAATAAGAAATTGCGGGGCCTATTTTGATGAATATTCTATTCCGTTGCACTCTGGTCAAAACTTGCTTATTTATGGCGAAAATGGATCTGGAAAATCTTCATTATATAAAGCATTAAATTCATTTTTTCGCAATTCTGTTTCCACACAAGAATTTACTAAGAATTTATTTAATAGTAATAATGATGGCATTGTCGAAGTAGAATTTTCAAATTTTTTGGAAAGTGATGATCCTAATTCTGAAAGATATTGTTTCTCAGAGAGTGCTTCAAATAATGAAGTAGCATTTATTAAGGAAGCATCGCTTTTAAACGGTTTTTTGGATTATACTGATTTATTAAAAATTTATCTAAAATCAGATCCTAATCCAAATTTATTTGAGCTCATCATTCTTAATTTATTAAGGGAATTTATTCCGGTTTCCTCCGCTTCTTCTATTAGTATAGGTGATCAATATGACGCTTTAATAAACGATCTTATCACAAATACCAGGAATACTAGGAGTCGATCCCATAAGAGTGGATTATTGAGGATAGACGAATTCGATTTAAGTTTGCGGACGTTGCTTGATAAAATTTTTATTCTAGTCAATGTTTATATTAAAGATTATTTTTTCTTAAGTGATATTGCCATTGAATACCATCTTGAGAAATTAGAATTTTTCTATCCATCAAAACAAAAATCTACTTGGTTTTTAAAAACTGATTTGCGTCTTAAGATTTTAAAAAATGGCACTGAGTTGGGAGAAGAATATAAGAATTTCCTCAATGAAGCAAGACTTTCGTCAGTAGCTATTTGTTTATACTTGGCTTCATTAAAGCTTTTTCCTAATGAAGTTGACCTTAAACTTATTTATTTGGATGATATTTTTATCGGTTTGGACACTTCAAACCGAATTCCAATTTTGAATATTTTAAATGAACAATTTTCTAACTATCAGATTGTCATATCTACTTATGATAGAGGCTTTTTTGAAGCCTGCATTAGAAAGTTAGGCAAAACTGGTCAATGGGATTGGAAACCTATTGAATTATATGTTGGTGAAACGGATCACAACAATGCAAAAATCGAAGTTCCCATTCTGATTTCTAGCGATTCTGATTTAGAAAAAGCACGTTATTTTTTATATAATAATCAAAAACCTGATTATCCTGCTGCTGCTAATTATTTTAGAAAATATTTAGAACATAGGTTATTAGAAGTTTTTCCTGATGAAATTTTTAGAGAAGATAATCTTCAAATTATTGACGCCTACAAATTATCTAAGACATTTAAAGCTTGCAAAAAACTATTACAGCAGAATGGTATAGCAATCAGTGAATTTGAAAATTTGCAATCATACCTTTTTCTCTTGTTGCATCCTTTATCTCATCATAATACATCATCAAACACTTATAAGAGAGATTTAAAGGAAATTGATAATTATATATTTAATTTACTTGAAAGTCATAGGAAGCTAGGGTTTATTAAGAACTTAAGACATTTTGCAAAGGATACAACGATTAGAATTGAGTTTTTTATAAACCAGTATAACATTTGGTATTATGAGTTTTATGTTAAGGATTGTTTATTTTTCAATGTAGAAACCGGCTTATTTTCGGAAGTTGAATTGACTTGCACAAAATTTTATTCAATAAAAAATAAAGTGAAACAAAAGGTCACTACTTTAAATAGAGGTACTTCAAATATAAACTATCGGTCGATTAAAGAAGCATTTGAAGAAATTGGTAAGATCATTTCAGCTCGTTATAGGTTTTATAAATTTAATCTTGATTACGATAGGTACGTTAGTATTTATGATGGAACTAATTGGATACTTTTCGACGATACTTTAAAAGCATCCAGATTAACTCAGAATGTTAAACCTATGCCAGTTGTCGAACCTTTACAAGTTAAGAAAGCAGAAGTATTAAAAAGTAGCTAA
- a CDS encoding metallophosphoesterase — translation MEKQENRISVMGDIHGAYRALIQCLEGSMFNYENDTLIQLVDVVDRNNDVFECVEELLKIKNLIAIRGNHDAWFHQFLETDYHPLSLNYGGLTTLESYLKHCQPNSKIIKSANGYKTSLNAQHIPESHKAFFKRQTLYHVDDENRCFVHAGFDLLNPFYVQNEENYYFDRSLWMDALKLKNQEYVSGQLTNFNQMLLDIRPQKGGTQFPQCKHLKLQI, via the coding sequence ATGGAAAAGCAGGAAAATAGAATATCTGTTATGGGAGATATCCATGGAGCGTATCGGGCATTAATTCAATGTTTAGAAGGCTCCATGTTTAATTATGAGAATGATACATTAATCCAATTGGTTGATGTAGTTGATCGTAATAATGACGTCTTTGAGTGCGTAGAAGAACTGTTAAAAATTAAGAATTTGATCGCTATCAGGGGAAATCATGATGCATGGTTCCATCAATTTTTAGAAACTGACTATCATCCACTATCATTGAATTATGGGGGACTGACAACCCTTGAATCTTATTTAAAACATTGCCAACCTAATAGTAAAATTATTAAGAGTGCCAATGGCTACAAGACTTCTCTGAATGCCCAGCATATTCCTGAAAGTCATAAAGCCTTTTTTAAAAGACAGACTTTATACCATGTTGATGATGAAAATAGATGTTTTGTTCATGCTGGATTTGATTTATTAAATCCATTCTATGTCCAAAATGAAGAAAATTACTATTTTGATAGGAGTTTATGGATGGATGCATTAAAACTAAAGAATCAAGAATATGTTTCTGGGCAATTGACAAATTTTAATCAAATGTTATTGGACATACGGCCACAAAAAGGTGGAACACAATTTCCCCAATGCAAGCATTTGAAATTACAAATCTAG
- a CDS encoding site-specific integrase — translation MEKIKHELDLLPIILRTKSRKTTGKAPLNIRITLKDQKPKEVPVSKTILPTNWDVETKTVGKGEPDFRTINKKIAGMMVDLNRIYDKLFFEHEIVTPEMIKRVYSKKSPVEEAVIPEVKIDLAPTFLEVFDEFIEKFQKMIEKGDRSPFTKTQLKTIKKKLLKFLQLRYKKDDIDFKEISPEFGDEIYDYLTLEVPKPLSEATAKKHIKKIKRVIKIGVKKQINITNPIEDFVCGGDQKEIPPLEYDQVLRIFYKDFGIDRLNEVRDAFIFQTFTGFAFQDIYNLTPENIILVGQNNEKWLAKHRGKTDVYEIVPMLPLIEQLIERYKEHPKCVVRGVLMPINSNTRYKGYLKEIAEICGIKRNLTTHLARHTFANIMLNLGMPLEDVGKMLGRRSIRTTQRYCRVSVKRLQKNFNEHIRPVLNLNTTMKILSPNQQTANKARGPNSNIVPFNTFCSTGTVNFSYSLAK, via the coding sequence ATGGAAAAAATCAAACATGAACTGGATTTACTTCCCATTATTTTAAGAACCAAGTCTAGAAAGACTACAGGAAAAGCTCCCCTTAATATTCGAATTACCCTAAAAGATCAAAAGCCCAAAGAAGTACCTGTATCCAAAACAATTTTACCAACCAACTGGGATGTTGAAACAAAAACGGTAGGGAAAGGTGAACCTGATTTCCGAACAATTAATAAAAAAATTGCAGGAATGATGGTTGATCTAAATCGAATTTACGATAAACTATTTTTCGAGCATGAAATAGTTACCCCAGAAATGATTAAAAGGGTATATTCTAAAAAATCTCCAGTAGAGGAGGCTGTTATTCCTGAAGTTAAAATTGATCTTGCTCCTACCTTTCTTGAAGTTTTTGATGAATTCATTGAGAAGTTTCAAAAAATGATAGAAAAGGGTGACCGTTCTCCCTTTACCAAAACTCAGTTAAAAACGATAAAAAAGAAATTACTGAAATTCTTACAATTAAGATACAAGAAGGATGATATAGATTTCAAGGAGATTTCCCCAGAATTCGGAGATGAAATATATGATTACCTGACTTTAGAGGTGCCAAAACCTTTAAGCGAAGCTACTGCCAAAAAACACATAAAGAAGATTAAACGTGTAATTAAAATCGGTGTAAAGAAACAAATCAATATCACAAATCCCATTGAGGATTTTGTATGTGGTGGAGATCAAAAAGAAATTCCACCTCTAGAATACGACCAGGTACTAAGAATATTTTATAAAGATTTTGGTATTGATAGATTAAATGAAGTAAGGGATGCCTTTATTTTCCAAACCTTTACAGGGTTTGCATTTCAGGATATTTACAATTTGACACCTGAAAATATTATATTGGTAGGGCAGAATAATGAAAAGTGGTTAGCTAAGCATAGGGGAAAAACAGATGTGTATGAAATTGTACCTATGCTCCCACTAATTGAACAATTAATAGAGAGGTATAAAGAGCATCCAAAATGTGTTGTAAGAGGCGTATTAATGCCTATAAACTCAAATACCAGGTACAAGGGCTATCTTAAAGAGATCGCGGAAATATGCGGCATAAAAAGGAATTTGACGACTCATCTAGCTCGGCACACATTCGCAAATATAATGCTAAATCTTGGAATGCCGTTAGAAGACGTAGGAAAAATGCTTGGACGCAGATCAATAAGAACAACCCAAAGATATTGTAGAGTAAGCGTTAAACGTCTGCAGAAAAATTTCAACGAACATATACGACCAGTTTTAAATTTGAATACAACAATGAAGATCCTATCACCAAATCAACAAACTGCAAACAAAGCACGAGGTCCTAACTCTAATATTGTTCCCTTTAATACATTTTGCTCAACAGGAACGGTAAATTTTAGTTATTCTCTAGCCAAATAA
- a CDS encoding SPFH domain-containing protein — protein sequence MERIIKPASGYLALLILLLTVAGGAYSLYIAATTDNKIVGLVLVFIAFVVFLIIVKGLLIVNPNHSRVLNLFGKYQGTIKDNGLFFINPFFTAQRISLRSENLQGHTLKVNDKMGNPIEIAAVIVWKVGDTFKAAYDVQSYNDYVRVQSEAAVRHLAVSFAYDNFEDENAEITLREGGDAVNAILEKELTDRLAKAGVIVEEARITHLAYAAEIAGAMLQRQQATAIVAARAKIVEGAVGMVDMALKKLSAENIVELDDERKAAMVSNLMVVLCGEKAAQPVVNAGTLYN from the coding sequence ATGGAAAGAATCATCAAACCCGCATCAGGCTATTTAGCACTGTTAATCTTATTGTTAACAGTTGCAGGAGGAGCGTATTCCTTATATATTGCCGCCACGACAGATAACAAGATCGTCGGACTTGTTCTTGTGTTTATCGCATTTGTCGTATTCCTAATAATCGTTAAAGGGCTGTTGATCGTAAATCCCAATCACTCAAGGGTATTGAACTTATTCGGTAAGTATCAGGGAACGATCAAGGACAATGGGCTGTTTTTTATTAATCCTTTCTTTACGGCTCAACGTATTAGCTTAAGATCGGAGAACCTGCAGGGACACACGTTAAAGGTGAATGATAAAATGGGTAATCCGATTGAGATTGCGGCTGTAATCGTTTGGAAGGTAGGAGATACCTTCAAGGCGGCATACGATGTGCAAAGCTATAACGATTATGTGCGCGTGCAGAGTGAGGCGGCGGTGCGCCACTTGGCAGTAAGCTTTGCCTATGATAATTTCGAAGACGAGAATGCCGAGATCACCTTACGCGAGGGCGGAGATGCAGTGAATGCGATCTTAGAGAAAGAACTGACGGACCGTTTGGCGAAGGCCGGCGTAATTGTAGAGGAAGCTAGAATTACACACCTGGCATATGCCGCGGAGATCGCTGGTGCGATGTTGCAGAGGCAGCAGGCAACCGCGATTGTTGCCGCTCGTGCGAAGATTGTTGAGGGGGCAGTAGGCATGGTCGATATGGCTTTGAAAAAGCTGTCCGCAGAAAATATTGTGGAGTTGGACGATGAGAGAAAAGCAGCTATGGTAAGCAACCTAATGGTTGTATTATGTGGAGAGAAGGCAGCGCAGCCCGTAGTGAATGCGGGAACACTGTATAATTAG
- a CDS encoding Arc family DNA-binding protein, whose amino-acid sequence MKKSFVIRVDDELYKQLEKWAHDEFRSVNGQVEYLIHSSLQKAGRLKKTSAKPKKESDQDNS is encoded by the coding sequence ATGAAGAAAAGTTTTGTAATCCGTGTTGATGACGAACTATATAAACAATTGGAAAAGTGGGCGCACGATGAATTCAGAAGTGTCAATGGTCAAGTCGAATACCTTATCCATTCCAGCCTACAGAAAGCGGGAAGGCTAAAGAAAACTAGCGCTAAACCCAAAAAAGAAAGCGATCAGGATAATTCCTGA